The proteins below come from a single Mangifera indica cultivar Alphonso chromosome 16, CATAS_Mindica_2.1, whole genome shotgun sequence genomic window:
- the LOC123199163 gene encoding kinesin-like protein KIN-4A isoform X1, with product MEVSSENCSVKVAVHIRPLIGDERAQGCKECVTVTPGKPQVQIGTHSFTFDHVYGNGGSPSSAMFDECAAPLVEGLFQGYNATVLAYGQTGSGKTYTMGTGLKEGTQTGLIPQVMNTLFNKIETLRHQTEFQLHVSFIEIFKEEVRDLLDSVSVNKSLIANGNSGKITVPGRPPIQIRESSNGVITLAGSTEVSINTLQEMAACLEQGSLSRATGSTNMNNQSSRSHAIFTITLEQMRKAHSVSPENDTPDEDMGEEYLCAKLHLVDLAGSERAKRTGSDGLRLKEGIHINRGLLALGNVISALGDEKKRKEGVHVPYRDSKLTRLLQDSLGGNSKTVMIACVSPADINAEESLNTLKYANRARNIQNKPVVNRDLISNEMQNLRQQLKFLQAELGARAGEAPSDTVRVLKDRIAWLEATNEDLSRELHEYRSRLAVVGNCEIDAQEGPGCIVKSDGLKRGFQSMDSSDCHMDEVTSDGNSGEMDEAAKELEHALWRSTMDKELNELNKRLEQKESEMKLFGGIDPQALKQLFGKKIMELEEEKRIVQQERDRLLTEVENLAANSDGHMNKTQDTHAQKLKSLEAQILELKKKQESQVELLKQKQKSDEAAKRLQAEIQYIKAQKVQLQHKIKQESEQFRQWKASREKELLQLKKEGRRNEYERHKLEALNQSQKMVLQRKTEEAAIATKRLKELLEARKSSTRDNSVNSNGHTPNGQSNEKSLQKWLDHELEVTVNVHEVRLKYEKQNQVQAALAQELSVLRQVEQLSLNGHSPQRGKNGQSRLLSLSPNARMARMASLENMLSMSSNALAAMASQLSEAEEREHSLIGRGRWNQIRFMADAKNLLQYMFNIAAEARCQLWEKDMEIKDIKEQLNELVALLQQSEAQRQELIKEQKMREQAVAIALATPPPGNPQGNSWNSSKYSVDGMSEPLSPVSLPAPKQLKFTPGIANGSIKESAAFLDQTRKMVPVGHLSMKKLATIGQTGKLWRWKRSHHQWLLQFKWKWQKPWKLSEWIKHSDETIMRSRPRQQALIDVI from the exons ATGGAAGTATCATCAGAGAATTGTAGTGTTAAAGTTGCCGTTCACATACGTCCCTTAATTGGTGATGAACGTGCCCAAGGTTGTAAAGAATGTGTTACTGTTACGCCTGGAAAGCCTCAG GTACAAATTGGCACACATTCCTTCACGTTTGATCATGTCTACGGAAATGGTGGCTCTCCATCCTCTGCGATGTTTGATGAATGTGCTGCTCCTCTTGTTGAAGGTTTATTCCAAGGATATAATGCTACTGTGCTTGCTTATGGCCAG ACAGGATCTGGCAAAACATACACCATGGGTACCGGCCTTAAAGAAGGTACTCAGACAGGATTGATTCCTCAAGTAATGAATACGCTGTTcaataaaattgaaacattgaGGCATCAAACAGAGTTCCAATTACATGTTTCCTTCATTGAG attttcaaggaAGAAGTGAGGGACTTACTGGATTCTGTATCTGTGAATAAGTCACTGATTGCAAATGGAAACTCTGGGAAAATTACTGTTCCTGGAAGGCCTCCAATACAAATTCGTGAATCATCAAATGGAGTCATAACACTAGCAGGATCAACCGAGGTTTCCATTAATACTTTACAAGAAATGGCTGCTTGCCTGGAGCAAGGATCATTAAGCCGGGCAACAGGAAGTACGAATATGAATAACCAGTCCAG TCGGTCCCATGCAATTTTCACAATCACATTAGAACAAATGCGCAAAGCCCATTCAGTTTCTCCTGAGAATGACACTCCTGATGAAGATATGGGTGAAGAATATTTATGTGCAAAGCTGCATTTGGTTGATCTTGCTGGCTCAGAACGAGCTAAGAGAACAGGGTCTGATGGTCTGCGTTTGAAAGAAG GTATTCATATTAACAGGGGACTTCTTGCACTTGGTAATGTCATCAGTGCACTAGGAGATGAGAAAAAGCGGAAAGAGGGGGTGCATGTTCCATACCGAGACAGTAAATTGACTCGACTCTTGCAG GATTCACTTGGTGGAAATAGCAAAACTGTCATGATAG CTTGTGTAAGTCCTGCTGACATCAACGCTGAGGAAAGTCTTAACACTCTCAAATATGCAAATCGTGCTCGCAATATTCAGAATAAGCCTGTT GTTAATCGAGATTTAATATCCAATGAGATGCAAAACCTGCGCCAGCAGCTTAAGTTCTTACAAGCTGAACTTGGTGCTCGTGCAGGAGAAGCTCCGTCAGATACAGTGCGG GTTCTCAAGGATAGAATTGCTTGGCTAGAGGCTACCAATGAAGACCTTTCTCGAGAACTTCATGAATACCGCAGCAGACTTGCAGTTGTGGGGAACTGTGAAATTGATGCTCAA GAAGGTCCTGGATGCATTGTCAAAAGTGATGGTCTTAAGAGGGGCTTTCAGAGTATGGACTCATCTGATTGTCACATGGATGAAGTCACATCAG ATGGAAATTCTGGGGAAATGGATGAAGCAGCAAAAGAATTAGAGCATGCACTTTGGCGAAGTACCATGGATAAAGAATTGAATGAGTTGAACAAACGTTTGGAGCAGAAAGAG TCTGAAATGAAACTCTTTGGAGGGATTGACCCTCAAGCACTCAAGCAGCTCTTTGGGAAGAAAATCATGGAACTTGAAGAGGAGAAAAGGATTGTGCAG CAAGAGAGAGACCGTTTGTTGACTGAAGTAGAGAACCTTGCTGCTAATTCTGATGGGCATATGAATAAAACACAAGATACTCATGCTCAGAAATTAAAATCACTTGAAGCACAG ATTTTAGAACTTaagaagaaacaagaaagcCAGGTTGAGcttttaaagcaaaaacaaaaaagtgatGAAGCAGCAAAGCGATTGCAGGCTGAAATTCAGTATATCAAGGCTCAAAAG GTTCAGTTGCAACATAAGATAAAACAAGAATCAGAGCAATTTCGACAATGGAAGGCCTCTAGAGAGAAGGAATTGCTGCAG CTCAAGAAGGAGGGAAGGAGAAATGAATATGAGCGACATAAACTTGAAGCACTTAATCAAAGCCAGAAAATG GTTCTTCAAAGAAAAACTGAGGAGGCAGCAATAGCTACCAAAAGGTTAAAGGAGTTGCTAGAAGCCCGCAAGTCATCTACACGTGACAACTCAG TTAACTCCAATGGACATACACCAAATGGACAG agcaATGAAAAATCTCTCCAGAAGTGGCTTGACCATGAGCTAGAAGTCACAGTGAATGTGCATGAAGTTCGACTTAAATACGAGAAACAAAACCAAGT GCAAGCTGCATTAGCACAGGAGTTATCTGTATTAAGACAAGTGGAACAGTTGTCGTTAAATGGGCATAGTCCCCAGAGAGGGAAAAATGGACAGTCCAG ATTGTTATCCTTATCACCAAATGCAAGAATGGCTAGAATGGCTTCCCTAGAGAACATGCTGAGCATGTCTTCGAATGCACTCGCGGCGATGGCTTCACAACTTTCAGAGGCAGAAGAAAGAGAGCATTCGTTAATTGGTCGTGGACGATGGAACCAAATACGCTTTATGGCAGATGCTAAGAACTTGCTTCAGTATATGTTTAATATTGCTGCAGAAGCAAG GTGCCAGTTGTGGGAGAAAGATATGGAAATTAAAGACATCAAAGAGCAACTAAATGAGCTCGTAGCTTTATTACAGCAAAGTGAAGCCCAGAGACAAGAACTCATTAAGGAGCAAAAGATGAGAGAACAAGCTGTTGCAATTGCCTTGGCTACACCACCTCCA GGCAATCCACAGGGAAACTCATGGAATTCTTCAAAATATTCTGTGGACGGAATGAGTGAGCCCTTATCTCCAGTGTCACTTCCAGCACCAAAACAACTCAAATTTACACCTGGCATTGCTAATGGGTCAATTAAAGAGTCAGCAGCATTCCTGGACCAGACACGAAAG ATGGTTCCGGTTGGACACTTGTCAATGAAGAAACTGGCTACCATAGGTCAAACCGGTAAACTATGGAGGTGGAAGAGGAGCCATCATCAGTGGCTACTTCAGTTCAAATGGAAGTGGCAAAAGCCTTGGAAACTCTCAGAATGGATCAAGCACAGTGATGAGACAATCATGAGGTCAAGGCCACGGCAACAGGCTCTAATAGATGTGATATAA
- the LOC123199164 gene encoding probable inactive receptor kinase At5g67200: MTTKTTSFLALPLLLLFLSVATRSSAQYPPLTNSLLPSDAVSLLSFKSQADSDNKLLYALNERFDYCQWQGVKCAQGRVVRFVLPGYGLRGIFPPNTLTRLDQLRVLSLPNNSLTGPVPDLSPLVNLKSLFLSHNFFSGTFPISIISLHRLTALDLSYNNLAGLIPVNLTGLDRLYSLKLEWNRFNGTVPRLNQSSLALFNVSGNNLTGPIPVTAALSRFGASAFSLNPNLCGEIINKPCSSRPPFFDSPNAASPPAPHGRSEQSQGLEVLTPPSSSTHHKKTGLIIGFSIGFILLFSSLLCVFLMVRRKGRRGKNTKETETQSFHTRNTYHEPETTSRVTVEENKFQVETKANKIKVEEIPISQRVKKSGSLVFCAGESELYTLEQLMRASAELLGRGTVGTTYKAVLDNQLIVTVKRLDATKTAITTAEAFEQHMDVVGELRHPNLVPIRAYFQAKGERLLIYDYQPNGSLFNLIHGSRSTRAKPLHWTSCLKIAEDVAQGLVYIHQVSRLVHGNLKSSNVLLGADFEACLTDYCISILADSSSVEDPDAAAYKAPETRKSTRRATPKSDVYAFGVLLLELLTGKHPSQHPFLAPPDMLHWVRTTRDDDGGYGNQLGILTEVASVCSLTSPEQRPAMWQVLKMIQELKESVMAEDNATFGKC; encoded by the exons ATGACAACCAAAACGACATCGTTCCTCGCTCTCCCTCTTCTCCTCCTTTTCCTTTCTGTTGCTACCAGAAGCTCTGCTCAATATCCGCCATTAACGAACTCACTTCTCCCGTCCGACGCCGTTTCGTTGCTTTCCTTTAAATCTCAGGCGGATTCAGATAACAAGTTACTCTACGCGCTTAATGAGCGTTTCGATTACTGCCAGTGGCAAGGCGTAAAATGCGCTCAAGGCCGGGTTGTTCGCTTCGTTCTTCCCGGTTATGGTCTACGAGGTATTTTCCCTCCCAACACCTTAACTCGCCTCGACCAGCTCCGAGTCTTGAGTCTACCCAACAACTCCCTCACCGGTCCAGTTCCCGATTTATCTCCACTTGTTAACCTGAAGTCTCTCTTTCTAAGTCACAACTTCTTCTCCGGAACCTTTCCGATTTCCATTATTTCGCTCCATAGACTAACTGCTCTTGATCTGTCTTATAATAACCTAGCGGGTTTAATTCCGGTTAATTTGACCGGTTTAGACAGATTATACTCTCTCAAGCTTGAGTGGAACCGGTTTAACGGAACGGTTCCACGTCTGAACCAATCATCTCTTGCACTGTTCAATGTTTCCGGTAATAATCTCACCGGACCGATACCGGTGACGGCTGCTTTGTCTCGGTTCGGCGCGTCGGCGTTCTCATTGAATCCGAATCTTTGTGGTGAGATTATCAACAAACCGTGCAGTTCTCGCCCACCGTTCTTCGACTCACCGAATGCCGCTTCCCCACCGGCACCGCACGGACGAAGCGAGCAATCACAGGGATTAGAAGTTTTGACTCCGCCATCATCGTCGACACATCACAAGAAAACAGGTTTAATTATCGGGTTCAGCATTGGTTTCATCTTGTTATTTTCATCcctgttatgtgttttcttaaTGGTTAGAAGAAAAGGCAGGAGGGggaaaaacacaaaagaaacCGAAACGCAGTCGTTTCACACCAGGAATACTTACCATGAACCAGAAACGACTTCAAGAGTAACTGTTGAAGAAAACAAGTTCCAAGTAGAAACAAAAGCAAACAAAATCAAAGTTGAAGAAATTCCAATATCACAGAGAGTGAAAAAGAGCGGGAGTTTAGTGTTTTGCGCAGGTGAATCTGAGCTTTACACTTTAGAGCAACTAATGAGAGCTTCAGCTGAGTTGCTAGGCAGAGGAACCGTCGGGACAACGTACAAAGCTGTTCTTGACAACCAGCTGATCGTCACAGTTAAAAGACTTGATGCAACAAAGACCGCCATTACAACCGCCGAAGCTTTCGAGCAACATATGGATGTTGTTGGTGAGCTTAGGCACCCCAATTTAGTACCCATTAGAGCTTATTTTCAAGCCAAAGGAGAGAGGCTTCTTATCTATGATTATCAACCAAATGGTAGTCTCTTCAATCTCATTCACG GCTCAAGATCAACGAGGGCAAAGCCTCTTCATTGGACATCTTGCTTAAAGATAGCAGAAGATGTGGCACAGGGCCTTGTTTATATCCACCAAGTATCTAGGCTAGTTCATGGCAACTTGAAATCCTCCAATGTCCTCCTTGGAGCTGACTTTGAGGCTTGCCTCACAGACTATTGCATCTCCATCCTTGCCGACTCTTCTTCTGTAGAAGATCCTGATGCTGCAGCCTATAAAGCCCCTGAGACTCGCAAATCCACCCGCCGCGCCACTCCCAAGTCGGATGTCTACGCTTTTGGAGTCCTCTTACTGGAGCTTTTGACCGGCAAACACCCGTCACAACATCCTTTCCTTGCACCCCCTGATATGCTTCACTGGGTCAGAACAACGAGGGATGATGATGGTGGATATGGTAACCAACTTGGAATACTGACAGAGGTTGCCAGCGTTTGTAGCCTGACATCACCGGAACAAAGACCAGCAATGTGGCAAGTGTTGAAGATGATACAGGAGTTAAAGGAGAGTGTAATGGCTGAGGACAATGCAACTTTTGGCAAGTGTTGA
- the LOC123199163 gene encoding kinesin-like protein KIN-4A isoform X2, producing the protein MEVSSENCSVKVAVHIRPLIGDERAQGCKECVTVTPGKPQVQIGTHSFTFDHVYGNGGSPSSAMFDECAAPLVEGLFQGYNATVLAYGQTGSGKTYTMGTGLKEGTQTGLIPQVMNTLFNKIETLRHQTEFQLHVSFIEIFKEEVRDLLDSVSVNKSLIANGNSGKITVPGRPPIQIRESSNGVITLAGSTEVSINTLQEMAACLEQGSLSRATGSTNMNNQSSRSHAIFTITLEQMRKAHSVSPENDTPDEDMGEEYLCAKLHLVDLAGSERAKRTGSDGLRLKEGIHINRGLLALGNVISALGDEKKRKEGVHVPYRDSKLTRLLQDSLGGNSKTVMIACVSPADINAEESLNTLKYANRARNIQNKPVVNRDLISNEMQNLRQQLKFLQAELGARAGEAPSDTVRVLKDRIAWLEATNEDLSRELHEYRSRLAVVGNCEIDAQEGPGCIVKSDGLKRGFQSMDSSDCHMDEVTSDGNSGEMDEAAKELEHALWRSTMDKELNELNKRLEQKESEMKLFGGIDPQALKQLFGKKIMELEEEKRIVQQERDRLLTEVENLAANSDGHMNKTQDTHAQKLKSLEAQILELKKKQESQVELLKQKQKSDEAAKRLQAEIQYIKAQKVQLQHKIKQESEQFRQWKASREKELLQLKKEGRRNEYERHKLEALNQSQKMVLQRKTEEAAIATKRLKELLEARKSSTRDNSVNSNGHTPNGQSNEKSLQKWLDHELEVTVNVHEVRLKYEKQNQVQAALAQELSVLRQVEQLSLNGHSPQRGKNGQSRLLSLSPNARMARMASLENMLSMSSNALAAMASQLSEAEEREHSLIGRGRWNQIRFMADAKNLLQYMFNIAAEARCQLWEKDMEIKDIKEQLNELVALLQQSEAQRQELIKEQKMREQAVAIALATPPPGNSWNSSKYSVDGMSEPLSPVSLPAPKQLKFTPGIANGSIKESAAFLDQTRKMVPVGHLSMKKLATIGQTGKLWRWKRSHHQWLLQFKWKWQKPWKLSEWIKHSDETIMRSRPRQQALIDVI; encoded by the exons ATGGAAGTATCATCAGAGAATTGTAGTGTTAAAGTTGCCGTTCACATACGTCCCTTAATTGGTGATGAACGTGCCCAAGGTTGTAAAGAATGTGTTACTGTTACGCCTGGAAAGCCTCAG GTACAAATTGGCACACATTCCTTCACGTTTGATCATGTCTACGGAAATGGTGGCTCTCCATCCTCTGCGATGTTTGATGAATGTGCTGCTCCTCTTGTTGAAGGTTTATTCCAAGGATATAATGCTACTGTGCTTGCTTATGGCCAG ACAGGATCTGGCAAAACATACACCATGGGTACCGGCCTTAAAGAAGGTACTCAGACAGGATTGATTCCTCAAGTAATGAATACGCTGTTcaataaaattgaaacattgaGGCATCAAACAGAGTTCCAATTACATGTTTCCTTCATTGAG attttcaaggaAGAAGTGAGGGACTTACTGGATTCTGTATCTGTGAATAAGTCACTGATTGCAAATGGAAACTCTGGGAAAATTACTGTTCCTGGAAGGCCTCCAATACAAATTCGTGAATCATCAAATGGAGTCATAACACTAGCAGGATCAACCGAGGTTTCCATTAATACTTTACAAGAAATGGCTGCTTGCCTGGAGCAAGGATCATTAAGCCGGGCAACAGGAAGTACGAATATGAATAACCAGTCCAG TCGGTCCCATGCAATTTTCACAATCACATTAGAACAAATGCGCAAAGCCCATTCAGTTTCTCCTGAGAATGACACTCCTGATGAAGATATGGGTGAAGAATATTTATGTGCAAAGCTGCATTTGGTTGATCTTGCTGGCTCAGAACGAGCTAAGAGAACAGGGTCTGATGGTCTGCGTTTGAAAGAAG GTATTCATATTAACAGGGGACTTCTTGCACTTGGTAATGTCATCAGTGCACTAGGAGATGAGAAAAAGCGGAAAGAGGGGGTGCATGTTCCATACCGAGACAGTAAATTGACTCGACTCTTGCAG GATTCACTTGGTGGAAATAGCAAAACTGTCATGATAG CTTGTGTAAGTCCTGCTGACATCAACGCTGAGGAAAGTCTTAACACTCTCAAATATGCAAATCGTGCTCGCAATATTCAGAATAAGCCTGTT GTTAATCGAGATTTAATATCCAATGAGATGCAAAACCTGCGCCAGCAGCTTAAGTTCTTACAAGCTGAACTTGGTGCTCGTGCAGGAGAAGCTCCGTCAGATACAGTGCGG GTTCTCAAGGATAGAATTGCTTGGCTAGAGGCTACCAATGAAGACCTTTCTCGAGAACTTCATGAATACCGCAGCAGACTTGCAGTTGTGGGGAACTGTGAAATTGATGCTCAA GAAGGTCCTGGATGCATTGTCAAAAGTGATGGTCTTAAGAGGGGCTTTCAGAGTATGGACTCATCTGATTGTCACATGGATGAAGTCACATCAG ATGGAAATTCTGGGGAAATGGATGAAGCAGCAAAAGAATTAGAGCATGCACTTTGGCGAAGTACCATGGATAAAGAATTGAATGAGTTGAACAAACGTTTGGAGCAGAAAGAG TCTGAAATGAAACTCTTTGGAGGGATTGACCCTCAAGCACTCAAGCAGCTCTTTGGGAAGAAAATCATGGAACTTGAAGAGGAGAAAAGGATTGTGCAG CAAGAGAGAGACCGTTTGTTGACTGAAGTAGAGAACCTTGCTGCTAATTCTGATGGGCATATGAATAAAACACAAGATACTCATGCTCAGAAATTAAAATCACTTGAAGCACAG ATTTTAGAACTTaagaagaaacaagaaagcCAGGTTGAGcttttaaagcaaaaacaaaaaagtgatGAAGCAGCAAAGCGATTGCAGGCTGAAATTCAGTATATCAAGGCTCAAAAG GTTCAGTTGCAACATAAGATAAAACAAGAATCAGAGCAATTTCGACAATGGAAGGCCTCTAGAGAGAAGGAATTGCTGCAG CTCAAGAAGGAGGGAAGGAGAAATGAATATGAGCGACATAAACTTGAAGCACTTAATCAAAGCCAGAAAATG GTTCTTCAAAGAAAAACTGAGGAGGCAGCAATAGCTACCAAAAGGTTAAAGGAGTTGCTAGAAGCCCGCAAGTCATCTACACGTGACAACTCAG TTAACTCCAATGGACATACACCAAATGGACAG agcaATGAAAAATCTCTCCAGAAGTGGCTTGACCATGAGCTAGAAGTCACAGTGAATGTGCATGAAGTTCGACTTAAATACGAGAAACAAAACCAAGT GCAAGCTGCATTAGCACAGGAGTTATCTGTATTAAGACAAGTGGAACAGTTGTCGTTAAATGGGCATAGTCCCCAGAGAGGGAAAAATGGACAGTCCAG ATTGTTATCCTTATCACCAAATGCAAGAATGGCTAGAATGGCTTCCCTAGAGAACATGCTGAGCATGTCTTCGAATGCACTCGCGGCGATGGCTTCACAACTTTCAGAGGCAGAAGAAAGAGAGCATTCGTTAATTGGTCGTGGACGATGGAACCAAATACGCTTTATGGCAGATGCTAAGAACTTGCTTCAGTATATGTTTAATATTGCTGCAGAAGCAAG GTGCCAGTTGTGGGAGAAAGATATGGAAATTAAAGACATCAAAGAGCAACTAAATGAGCTCGTAGCTTTATTACAGCAAAGTGAAGCCCAGAGACAAGAACTCATTAAGGAGCAAAAGATGAGAGAACAAGCTGTTGCAATTGCCTTGGCTACACCACCTCCA GGAAACTCATGGAATTCTTCAAAATATTCTGTGGACGGAATGAGTGAGCCCTTATCTCCAGTGTCACTTCCAGCACCAAAACAACTCAAATTTACACCTGGCATTGCTAATGGGTCAATTAAAGAGTCAGCAGCATTCCTGGACCAGACACGAAAG ATGGTTCCGGTTGGACACTTGTCAATGAAGAAACTGGCTACCATAGGTCAAACCGGTAAACTATGGAGGTGGAAGAGGAGCCATCATCAGTGGCTACTTCAGTTCAAATGGAAGTGGCAAAAGCCTTGGAAACTCTCAGAATGGATCAAGCACAGTGATGAGACAATCATGAGGTCAAGGCCACGGCAACAGGCTCTAATAGATGTGATATAA